A stretch of DNA from Nitrospira sp. KM1:
CTTCGAGAAGGTACGGGATGCGGATGAAGCTCGTGGTGGCTCCGATGAGCCGCAAAATCGCGATCTCATCCCGCCTGGCGAACAGCGTCAACCGAATCGTATTGGCGATGATCGTCACGGCGGCGGCGGAGAGGACGACACCAATGCCAATGGCCACGAGTTCGATCGACCTGATGACGATCGCTAATGCATCGATCCAATCCTGATTGTAATCGACTTTCGCCACCCCTGAAAGCTCCCGGACTCGATCCGCCCAGCGCTTCACCGCTTCGGGAGATCGAAATGGCGGGCCCAAAGTTACCACGAACGAAGCGGGCAATGGATTCTGACCCAGCCCTTCAAGCAGATGAGACTCGGAGGGAAACTGCGCCTTGAACTCGCCCAATGCCTGATCTTTGGAAATGAAATGCATGGCCGAGACCGCATGGTCTCCCCGTAAAGCCTTCTCGATCCCCGCCGTCGCTTCGGCCGAGAGCTGATCGTCGAGATACACCGCGATCTTGATATCGTCCTGTAGAGATCCGGCGGCCGCCCGCAGATTCACGAACAGCAACAGGAAGATGCCGACGCAGGCCAGTGTGAACGCGGACGTCAAGATGGCCACCATCGTCGTCGTGCGGTTCGTCCGCATGTTCGCCCAGGCCTCGTGCAGGACATATCCCACCGTCCTCATGCCGGCACCCGTTGACCAGGCGCCAATACACCCTGAACCAGCGTGATGACCCGCCGGTTCACCTGCGCCATGACGAGCGGATCGTGGGTGGCGACCACCACCGTGGTGCCGCGAATATTGATGAGCTTGAAGAGTTCGATGATTTCCGCCGTCAGCTCAGGATCGAGATTGCCGGTCGGTTCATCCGCCAACAGGACGACCGGGCCGTTGACGATCGCGCGGGCAATACAGACACGCTGCTGCTCGCCCGCGCTGAGTCCTGCCGGGAGGTGATCACGTTTGTGCTCCACGCCGACCGCGCGCAAGGCCTCCGTCACTTTTCGTCTGATGTCTCCGGCAAAGGCCCCCTGGACCAGAAGGGGGAGCGCGACATTGTCGAATACCGTCTTCTTGGGAAGGAGGCGGAAGTCCTGAAACACCGTTCCGACCTTGCGGCGTAGATACGGGATCTCGGATTTTTTGAGCCCGGTGACATGCTTGCCGTGTACGAACACCTGCCCATCGTCCGGCCGCTCGGCCCCGATGAGCATGCGCAGCAAGGTGGATTTGCCGGCTCCGCTGGGCCCCATCAAGAGGACGAATTCCCCCTTTTCAATTTCAAGCGACACATTCGAAAGAGCCGGCCGGCGGTCGAACTGCTTGGATACACGGATCAGCTGGATCATAACCGCCTTACCAGGGGAGGTCGTTTCCCGGTACATCAAAGGCATTTTTCAGGTGCTCGATACGGGTGTCCTTCGCGCCCTGTTCCTGGAGCAGCACCACGTCGAATCGGCAGAGGCGGTCGGTCAGATGGTGCGTCGCCAGATACTGAGCGGCGAGACGCGTCATTTTTTTCTGCTTCCGGCGATCAACCGCTTCGATCGCTCCGCCGTATCCCACGGTCCGGCGGGCCTTGACCTCGACGAATACGAGCACCTGCCCGTCCTCCGCAACGAGATCGAGCTCGCCGAGCGAAGAGCGGAGATTTCTGGCAATAATCCGATACCCCTTCCGTCGAAGGTACGACTCGGCCGTCGCTTCTCCTTCTTGCCCAAAGAGTCGTCTCGGGTCAAGAATTGTCACGCTATTGACCGCGGCGTCTCTTTCGATGGGCTCACGGATGTCGGATACGGCCGCAGCGATCGACAAATGATCTGTGCCACGGGAGCGAAGGTGCGGCGATGAATCGCGCAGGGACCGTGCTCATCGAGCCGCTTGAGATGCTCATCCGTCCCATATCCCTTGTGCGAGAGAAAGTTGTATTGCGGGTACAACCGGTGATACTCGACCATGAGACGATCCCGCGTTACCTTGGCCACGATCGAAGCGGCGGCCACCGAGAAGCACAACGCATCTCCCATGATAATGGACCGGCTCAACACCCCGGGACAACGGAGCGTGACCGCGTCGATCAGCAGACAATCGGCCGCGGGTGAGAGCGCCGCGACCGCCCGGCGCATGGCAAGCCGCGTGGCCTCGAGAATGTTGATCCTGTCGATTTCCTGTTCCGTGGCGGAGCCGACGCCGATGCACACCGCGCGGGCTCTGATGAGCGCATAGAGCCGCTCACGGTCCGCCTTCGTCAGTTGTTTGGAATCATCGACACCCGTCAGCCTGCAACGGGCGGGAAGGATGACGGCGGCAGCCACAACGGGACCGGCGAGCGGGCCCCTGCCCGCCTCGTCGAGCCCGGCTATACGGCGATACCCGCACCGCCGGGCTTCGATTTCGAACTCGTTGGTAGGTCCCACGAAGTCGCCTATGCCGGCTTTGACAGGGTGATTACCCCTCGTGGTCGCGCTCAGAATGGATCAGGATTTTGCAGCGGCCCCGACTTCGACCGGTTCGGCCTTCTGCTCGGCGGTTCGGGAGCCTCCCGCCTGCGATTTTGACTCTCCCACAAATTCGCGGTCCTCCACTCTGGAGAATTTGCCCTTCTTCCCGCGTAGGTAATAGAGCTTGGCGCGCCGGACTTTTCCCTGGCGGACGACGTCGATTTTGGTCACAATCGGGGAATGGATGGGGAAAATTCGCTCCACCCCAACCCCGTAAGACACTTTGCGCACGGTGAACATCTCAGTATTCAATGTCCCCTTGCGCGCAATAACCGCTCCTTCGTAGACCTGAATGCGCTCCTTCTCACCCTCCACCACTTTGACATGAACACGCACCGTGTCCCCGATTTCGAACTTCGGGGTCGATTTCTTGGTCAGCGCACGCTGTACTCTCTCCAACTGATTCATGGCTACTCCTCCCCCCCACAACGAACGGGCATGCCCCGCATGCCCTCCCGAATGATGTCTCCCAACAACCGGTGATCTTCCTCTTTCAACACCGTCCTATCCAACAAGTCGGGCCGGCGCTGGTACGTCGCACGGAGTGCTTCTTTGCGCCGCCACAGACGGATCGCCTCGTGATGCCCGGACAGCAACACGTCCGGCACCGTCATGCCGCGAACCTCCGACGGTCTTGTATAGTGCGGGTACTCCAACAGCGATTCAGAAAACGACTCTTCTACAATCGATTCCGGATCACCTAAGACCCCCGGCACCAACCGCGCCGCGGCGTCGATCACGACCAACGCCGCGAGTTCCCCGCCGGTCAGGATGTAATCCCCGACCGAAATTTCCTCAGGCTGCAATGCCAGCCGAACGCGTTCGTCGATCCCTTCGTAGTGCCCGCAGATGAACATCAATCTCCGCGTCTCACCGGCCAGCTCTCTGGCAACGCTCTGGGTAAATGGTCTCCCTTGGGGTGACGGCAACAACAACCGCACATGGTCTCCCTGCGTGCCGTAGCTTGAACATACGTCATCCACCGCACGGAGAATCGGTTCTGCCTTCATGACCATGCCGGCCCCTCCGCCGTATGGCACGTCATCCGCCACTTTGTGTTTGTCGATCGTATAGTCGCGAAGATTGTGCACCTGGATTTCAAGCAGAGCCTTCTCCCGCGCCCGTTTCAGCATGCTGCTTCCCACGACCGGCAAGATCATCTCGGGAAACAAGGTGAAGACATCACATCTCATGATGATCCTCGATCAGGCCCTCGACCCCTTGCACAACCATTCGCCGCGCCGGCACATCGACGTTCAGGACGAAGTGCTTCGCGGCTGGGATCAACGTCTCCCGCGATCCATCCTTCACTACCAGTACATGATGGCCCGGCAACGCCCATACCGTTTCCACGCGCCCCAATTCGCGGCCGTCCTGATTTACGACCGTCATGCCGATCAGATCACATTCGTAATACGTGTCTTCCTGCGTCCGGGAGAGAGGCTCGCGAGGAACCTGGATTAATCCTCCGCGCAGCGTGCCCGCTTCTTCCGGCGTCGTGACGTCCTGAAACCCGACGATATAGGCGGCACCCGCCCGGCGGACATGTGACACGGTGCGGTCCGTCGTCTGTCCGGTTTCACCCAGCACCGTGACGGCATGCAAATTATCGAACCGTCCCGGCACGTCGCTCAGTGAACGGACTTTAACCTGACCCCGGACTCCAAAGGGCTTTTCGATGCGCCCGATTGTCACGCGATCGTCTTGGCCCACGGGCACGAATCACGCTCCCTTTTTCTTGCTCGCTTTCTCTGATTCGAACTGCTTCCAGAGGCCGGACCGTCGAAGAAGAGTTTTCACCGTCACGGTAGGTTGAGCTCCGTGGCGCAGCCAACTCAGCACGCGCTCCTGTTTCAGCTCCGGCAATCCCGCTTCCTTGAGCGGATCGAAAATGCCCAAAATTTCCAGAAAGCGCCCGTCGCGTGGCATACGTGAATCCGCCGCCACCACCCGATAGACCGGTCGCTTATGTCGTCCTGTTCTCGTCAATCTCAAATGAACGGCCACCGTCGTCCTCCTTAGTTGATCGATAACGTGCTTGTGCCTGTCACATCGTGCGCAGAAGCTGTGCCAGCTGTCTGCGACCTCCCGCTCCGGTCATCGCCTTCGCAATCTTGCGGGCGGACAAGAATTGCTTAATCAGCCGGTTGACTTCGGCGACATTGGTCCCGCTGCCCCGTGCAATCCGCTTTTTCCGGCTCCCATTGATGACGGTGTGATCGCGCCGTTCACGCGATGTCATCGAATCGATCATCGCGGCAACTCGCTTCATCTCGCGCTCGGGCACTTGCCCATCCATGGCGCCCTTCAGTTTCTGCCCGCCGGGCAGCATGCTCAGAATCTGATCCAGGGAGCCGAGCTTGTTCATCTGGCCGATCTGGGCACGAAAATCCTCAAGCGTGAAGGTATTGCTCGTCAGGCGTTTCTGAGTCTCCTCTGCCTGTTCACGCGTAAACGTGACTTGCGCTTTCTCGATCAGCGACAACACGTCGCCCATGCCCAATATTCGGGAAGCCATTCGATCCGGATGAAACGGCTCCAGGGCATCCAACTTCTCTCCCACGCCGAGAAATTTGATCGGCTTGCCCGTCACGGCCCTGATCGACAGCACGGCCCCGCCCCGCGCGTCTCCTTCCGTCTTCGTCAGGATGACGCCGGTCAGTCCGACTTGGCGGTCGAATTGCCCCGCCATGTTGACGGCGTCCTGCCCCGTCATCGCGTCTGCGACGAGCAGAACTTCATGAGGCTGAACGGCCGTCTTCACCGCGACCAATTCCGCCATCAATTCAGTATCCACATGGAGACGGCCGCCGGTATCGAGGACCACGAGATCAAAACCCTGATCCCGGCCCCGCTCCACGCCGGCCCGACAGACACCGACAACGTCGTGCTCCGACGCGACTGCCTGTTCCGCGCGATGCACGTCGATACCGAGATCACGTCCCAGGCTTGCCAATTGATCACCCGCCGCCGGGCGCCGGGGATCCGCTGCCACGAGCAACACACGCTTGCCCTGGTTCTTAAACAGCTTGGCGAGTTTGCCGCACGTCGTCGTCTTACCGGCCCCCTGCAATCCGACCATCATGACGACGGTGGGCGGCGAGGAAACGAGGGCCAGTCCGGCTCGCTCGCTCCCCATCATGTTTTTCAGTTCTTCCCAGACAACCTTGACGACCTGATGTCCAGGGGTCAAACTGCTCAGGACCTCCTGCCCCACGGCCTTTTCGCGAACACGCTCGATAAAGTCCTTGACGACTTTGAGGTTGACGTCGGCTTCCAGGAGTGCAAACCGGACTTCCTTGAGGGCTTCCCCGATGTTCTGTTCGGTGAGCACACCCGTGCCGCGAAGCTTCTTCAGGATGTTTTCAAATTTTTCACTGAGTGAATCGAGCATGGCGCTCACAAAGAAAAAGGCAATCGAAGTGGCACCCCCAGATCTCCGATCGCCTCGAAAAATCTAGCAAAAGAGCATCGGGCAGTCTAGTGGAGCACCCGAAAGATGTCAAGGGTGATGGAGATGGATACTGTGAGAATCGATCCGGGACCTACCGGAGCATTTTGTTGACATGATGCAGTCCTTTCGATATGGTCGATCGAGCCAATCATTCTGTCCGGTCAACGGTTTACGAGGCAATACTGGTGAGAAAATCCCCATGGGTTCTGGTCATGTTCCTCGTAATCGGAGGGTTGCTGGGAGGAGTCCTCGGAGAAATTCTCAGAGTCATGGCTCCCCAAGGAACCATTCAGACGATATTCTCGACCAACTTCACGCCGGGGATCAGTCCTCCCCTCACGATTGATCTGATCCTCGTCAAATTGACTCTGGGATTCAGCTTGAAGATCAGCCTGCTGAGCCTTCTGGGGATGTTCGTCGGCGTCTACCTCTACAAAAACGTCTAACGCTCGGTCTTCAGTTCCAATTCCTGCAGCCGCAAGGCGCGAATGCGGTTTCTTAATGCTGCGGCCTTCTCGAACTCCAGAATTTTGGCCGCAGCTTTCATCTCCTGTTCAAGGCGTTTGATCAATGGATCGATGCCTTCCGCCGAATCGTACACTGCCGGAGTCTCGGCCGCGAGCTCCAACTGTTCGACATTTGTGGATCCATTGGCATATTCCAGCGCGAGAATGTCCTTCTTAATGCTGACCGGCACGATTCCGTGGGCATCATTATAGTCGGTCTGGATTTTCCTCCGGCGCGCCGTCTCACCTATGGCTTCTCGCATGGAGTCGGTGACCGAATCGCCATACAGGATCACGCGGCCACTGGCATTTCTGGCCGCACGGCCGGCCGTCTGAATCAACGACCGGTAGGAGCGGAGATAACCCTCTTTGTCGGCATCGAGAATGGCCACTAAACTCACCTCGGGAAGATCCAACCCCTCGCGCAGCAGATTGATCCCGACGAGAACATCGAAAATTCCCCGTCGCAGGTCACGGATGATTTCAGCCCGTTCCAGCGTTTTGATATCGGAATGGAGGTATCGCACCTTGACCCCGATTTCATGGTAATACTCGCTCAGGTCCTCCGCCATGCGCTTGGTCAGCGTGGTCACGAGGACGCGCCCGCCTTGCCGGACCTCCGCCCGCACTTCTCCGAGCAGGTGATCCACCTGGCCTTTGGCAGGCCGCACCTCAATCACGGGATCGAGCAGGCCGGTCGGCCGAATGATCTGCTCGACGACCTCTCCCTGGGTATGCTTCACCTCATATGGACCCGGCGTCGCCGAGACATGAATGACCTGATTGAGGCACTGTTCAAATTCGGAAAATTTCAACGGACGATTGTCCACGGCTGATGGAAGCCGGAATCCGTAATCGACCAGCGTCCGCTTTCTCGAGTAGTCGCCTTCGAACATGCCGCCGACTTGCGGAATCGTGGCATGCGATTCGTCAACGATCAGCAAAAAGTCTTTGGGGAAATAATCCATGAGCGTGGGCGGCGGTTCTCCGGCCTTCCGTCCGCTCAGATGACGTGAATAATTCTCGATTCCATGACAGTAGCCCATGGCGCGGATCATCTCCAGATCGAATCGCGTCCGCTGGGCGATGCGCTGAGCCTCCACGAGTTGATTCTGAGTCTTGAACAGGGCAACGCGTTCGTCCAATTCATCTTCGATGCCGGTAATCGCCTGCTCGTATCGGTCAGGGGCAATGAGATAGTGGGTATTTGGGTACACGGCCACCTTCGGAAGCCGCGCCAGCGATTTGCCCGTCAACGGATCGATCTCATGGATGGCATCGACGACGTCGCCAAACAATTCGATTCGGACCGATCGAGCCTCGTTCGACGCAGGAAAGATTTCAATGACATCGCCCCGGGCACGGAACGTCCCCCGATGGAAGTCGATGTCATTGCGCTCATATTGGATTTCCACCAGCTTGGCGAGAATTTTTTCCCGCCGAATCTCCATGCCTTCCTCCACATACAGCAGCATTCCGTGATAGATTTCCGGCGACCCCAGCCCGTAGATACAGGAAACCGATGAAACGATCAGCACGTCATTGCGTTGAAGCAGGGATGACGTCGCGGCATGACGCATTTGATCGATGGCATCGTTGATGGAGGAATCCTTCGCGATGTAGGTGTCGGTCTGGGGCAGGTAGGCTTCGGGCTGATAGTAATCGTAATAACTGATGAAATACTCTACTGCATTGTTCGGGAAAAACTGTTTGAACTCCTGATAGAGCTGGCCCGCAAGCGTCTTGTTGTGCACGAGGACAAGCGTGGGTTTCTGGACCTGCTCGATGACGTTGGCCATCGTGAAGGTCTTGCCGGAGCCCGTCACACCGAGCAATGCCTGGTGTTTGCGGCCGGCGCGGATCCCGGCCGTCAGCTTTTCAATGGCCTGCTGTTGATCCCCGCATGGTTTGAAAGGCGCTTCTAGTCGAAACGGTGCCATCGGACGTCCTGTTGATCCGTTACTGTATCACGCCGCAGCGGATGGATTCACAGTTGAACGAAAGACCATGACCGACCGATTGAGTCGGCCATGGCTTCCGGTTGAGCATGAGAGATGCCGGTGGGTTAGCGTCCGATGCGGCGGCTGCCGCCGTATGAATTGTCTTGACGCCGAAATGACTGGTTGTCGTGGTGACGCGCCGAATTGAATTCAACGCGCCGGCGCGACCTAGGCCGCCCCGCCTGTTGCTCATCCGCCGGAGGCGTCGCCGCAGGAGGCATGACGGCGAATTCCGGCAAAGGCAGCTTCTTGGTCTGAATGCGCAGTTGCCGGACCATCCGGAGATACTCGTGCTCTTCTGCTTGAGACAGGATGAGAAACGTCGCCCCTTCCTTTTCCGCACGACCGGTTCGTCCGGCGCGATGAACGTACGAGTTGGGATTCGTCGGCAATTCGTAGTGAATCACCTGGGCCACGTCCGGAATGTCCAGTCCTCTCGCCGCGACATCGGTGGCGATAAGCGACCGAATCCTGCCGGCTCGGAACGCTCCGAGTGTCCGCTCACGTTGGGCCTGACTGTGGTTGCCGGTGATGGCCCCGACGGAAGCCACTTCCCCGCCCAATCGCGCGGCCAGCCGCCTGACTTTGTATTTTTGGTCGCAGAACACCATGGATCGGTCGCCGGCCCTGACGGTTTTCAGCAGTGTGTGAACGAGTTGTGCGCGTGACTGCTCGCCGGGGACGACATAGTAGGCATGCGTGATGGACGTCGGGCTGTTGACGCCTGGATCGACCGAGATACGCACCGGATTTTGCTGCATGCCTTGCGCCAACTGTAGGATGTCCTGTGAAAACGTTGCGGAAAAAAGCAGCGTCTGTCGCTCGCGCGGGAG
This window harbors:
- the ftsX gene encoding permease-like cell division protein FtsX, coding for MRTVGYVLHEAWANMRTNRTTTMVAILTSAFTLACVGIFLLLFVNLRAAAGSLQDDIKIAVYLDDQLSAEATAGIEKALRGDHAVSAMHFISKDQALGEFKAQFPSESHLLEGLGQNPLPASFVVTLGPPFRSPEAVKRWADRVRELSGVAKVDYNQDWIDALAIVIRSIELVAIGIGVVLSAAAVTIIANTIRLTLFARRDEIAILRLIGATTSFIRIPYLLEGAVLGGLGSALSLVMLKFLFELFRQQMRTTGRLSSLDQLIVFFPASACLGLVGVGIALGCAGSFVSLRRFDEVKA
- the ftsE gene encoding cell division ATP-binding protein FtsE, encoding MIQLIRVSKQFDRRPALSNVSLEIEKGEFVLLMGPSGAGKSTLLRMLIGAERPDDGQVFVHGKHVTGLKKSEIPYLRRKVGTVFQDFRLLPKKTVFDNVALPLLVQGAFAGDIRRKVTEALRAVGVEHKRDHLPAGLSAGEQQRVCIARAIVNGPVVLLADEPTGNLDPELTAEIIELFKLINIRGTTVVVATHDPLVMAQVNRRVITLVQGVLAPGQRVPA
- a CDS encoding YraN family protein — its product is MTILDPRRLFGQEGEATAESYLRRKGYRIIARNLRSSLGELDLVAEDGQVLVFVEVKARRTVGYGGAIEAVDRRKQKKMTRLAAQYLATHHLTDRLCRFDVVLLQEQGAKDTRIEHLKNAFDVPGNDLPW
- a CDS encoding ribonuclease HII — its product is MGPTNEFEIEARRCGYRRIAGLDEAGRGPLAGPVVAAAVILPARCRLTGVDDSKQLTKADRERLYALIRARAVCIGVGSATEQEIDRINILEATRLAMRRAVAALSPAADCLLIDAVTLRCPGVLSRSIIMGDALCFSVAAASIVAKVTRDRLMVEYHRLYPQYNFLSHKGYGTDEHLKRLDEHGPCAIHRRTFAPVAQIICRSLRPYPTSVSPSKETPRSIA
- the trmD gene encoding tRNA (guanosine(37)-N1)-methyltransferase TrmD, which encodes MRCDVFTLFPEMILPVVGSSMLKRAREKALLEIQVHNLRDYTIDKHKVADDVPYGGGAGMVMKAEPILRAVDDVCSSYGTQGDHVRLLLPSPQGRPFTQSVARELAGETRRLMFICGHYEGIDERVRLALQPEEISVGDYILTGGELAALVVIDAAARLVPGVLGDPESIVEESFSESLLEYPHYTRPSEVRGMTVPDVLLSGHHEAIRLWRRKEALRATYQRRPDLLDRTVLKEEDHRLLGDIIREGMRGMPVRCGGEE
- the rimM gene encoding ribosome maturation factor RimM (Essential for efficient processing of 16S rRNA); this encodes MPVGQDDRVTIGRIEKPFGVRGQVKVRSLSDVPGRFDNLHAVTVLGETGQTTDRTVSHVRRAGAAYIVGFQDVTTPEEAGTLRGGLIQVPREPLSRTQEDTYYECDLIGMTVVNQDGRELGRVETVWALPGHHVLVVKDGSRETLIPAAKHFVLNVDVPARRMVVQGVEGLIEDHHEM
- the rpsP gene encoding 30S ribosomal protein S16, which translates into the protein MAVHLRLTRTGRHKRPVYRVVAADSRMPRDGRFLEILGIFDPLKEAGLPELKQERVLSWLRHGAQPTVTVKTLLRRSGLWKQFESEKASKKKGA
- the ffh gene encoding signal recognition particle protein, coding for MLDSLSEKFENILKKLRGTGVLTEQNIGEALKEVRFALLEADVNLKVVKDFIERVREKAVGQEVLSSLTPGHQVVKVVWEELKNMMGSERAGLALVSSPPTVVMMVGLQGAGKTTTCGKLAKLFKNQGKRVLLVAADPRRPAAGDQLASLGRDLGIDVHRAEQAVASEHDVVGVCRAGVERGRDQGFDLVVLDTGGRLHVDTELMAELVAVKTAVQPHEVLLVADAMTGQDAVNMAGQFDRQVGLTGVILTKTEGDARGGAVLSIRAVTGKPIKFLGVGEKLDALEPFHPDRMASRILGMGDVLSLIEKAQVTFTREQAEETQKRLTSNTFTLEDFRAQIGQMNKLGSLDQILSMLPGGQKLKGAMDGQVPEREMKRVAAMIDSMTSRERRDHTVINGSRKKRIARGSGTNVAEVNRLIKQFLSARKIAKAMTGAGGRRQLAQLLRTM
- a CDS encoding DUF4321 domain-containing protein, whose product is MRKSPWVLVMFLVIGGLLGGVLGEILRVMAPQGTIQTIFSTNFTPGISPPLTIDLILVKLTLGFSLKISLLSLLGMFVGVYLYKNV
- the uvrB gene encoding excinuclease ABC subunit UvrB, translated to MAPFRLEAPFKPCGDQQQAIEKLTAGIRAGRKHQALLGVTGSGKTFTMANVIEQVQKPTLVLVHNKTLAGQLYQEFKQFFPNNAVEYFISYYDYYQPEAYLPQTDTYIAKDSSINDAIDQMRHAATSSLLQRNDVLIVSSVSCIYGLGSPEIYHGMLLYVEEGMEIRREKILAKLVEIQYERNDIDFHRGTFRARGDVIEIFPASNEARSVRIELFGDVVDAIHEIDPLTGKSLARLPKVAVYPNTHYLIAPDRYEQAITGIEDELDERVALFKTQNQLVEAQRIAQRTRFDLEMIRAMGYCHGIENYSRHLSGRKAGEPPPTLMDYFPKDFLLIVDESHATIPQVGGMFEGDYSRKRTLVDYGFRLPSAVDNRPLKFSEFEQCLNQVIHVSATPGPYEVKHTQGEVVEQIIRPTGLLDPVIEVRPAKGQVDHLLGEVRAEVRQGGRVLVTTLTKRMAEDLSEYYHEIGVKVRYLHSDIKTLERAEIIRDLRRGIFDVLVGINLLREGLDLPEVSLVAILDADKEGYLRSYRSLIQTAGRAARNASGRVILYGDSVTDSMREAIGETARRRKIQTDYNDAHGIVPVSIKKDILALEYANGSTNVEQLELAAETPAVYDSAEGIDPLIKRLEQEMKAAAKILEFEKAAALRNRIRALRLQELELKTER
- a CDS encoding DEAD/DEAH box helicase — encoded protein: MSMFAQMNLPPFLAQRLAQAGITTPTPIQQAAIRPALDGRDVMAQAKTGSGKTLAFLLPMIDLALRAVPPQLEAGTAKFLILAPTRELALQIESELRKYAPPAVTSLAVYGGTPIERHYRALRRHPLVVVGTPGRLLDLAGSGHLKLGAVTWLVMDEADQMLDRGFLRDIQRILKLLPRERQTLLFSATFSQDILQLAQGMQQNPVRISVDPGVNSPTSITHAYYVVPGEQSRAQLVHTLLKTVRAGDRSMVFCDQKYKVRRLAARLGGEVASVGAITGNHSQAQRERTLGAFRAGRIRSLIATDVAARGLDIPDVAQVIHYELPTNPNSYVHRAGRTGRAEKEGATFLILSQAEEHEYLRMVRQLRIQTKKLPLPEFAVMPPAATPPADEQQAGRPRSRRRVEFNSARHHDNQSFRRQDNSYGGSRRIGR